TCGTCGCAAAGCAGATGGCGAAAGTCATTCCGCAAATTGTCAGTGAACTTAATGAAAACACTAGCAAGTCCTCTGACGAGTCTATGACTGATTCTCCACGCCCTAcatttagcttcaagcagtttaaagcctgcggacccaaagaattcaTCGGAGAAGATGGACCTACTGCCATATTccaatggttcgattctatcgaagtcaccctgcgccaaAGCTGCTGTCCTAATAATCTCCGCACTGTTAACGCCACTGGCGTTttccagtccagggctctggactGGTGGATTGACGAAAGAAACAAGCAtggaaatgatgcagcctatgggcttacgtgggatgagttgaaggacatcatgatgaaagagttttgccctccccatgagcttCAGAAGCTGGAGAACGAGTTCTGGCACATCAAGCAAGAGGGTGGTGACAACGTTGGTCTAACTGCCCACTTTAAGCAGCTGAGTATATTCTGTCCGGGCCAAGTTACTACCCCCGAGatcaccatcaagaaatacatccgtgctctacCGAATTGTGTGGCTGATTTCGTGCAAACCGCGAAGACGACAACTATTGAGGAAACCttcctactcgctgccgagattaatgacaagcgagttcgggctggttactttgataaagcctccaagaatctTCACCAAGTTACCGCTGCTCCCACCGCTGAAACCGCCACCGCACCGCAAGCTTCAAAGTCCTCCCGCCGCAAGAGAAAGAACAACAGCAACAGCAGTAGCAAGAACTGTGCTGTTACTGCCGCACCACTGAACGCTGTTCCAGCTCAACCACAACCCCAGAACCGCCCAGTAGCGGCCCCAGTGAACAATGCACCGCCGGCCAAGCGTGCATATACTAgtcctcacccactctgccctaCCTGTACTTATCATCATCCTACTGGGATTGCTTGTAGATACTGTGTTCACTGCCacatgtacggccactttacTGCTAACTGCCGTACCGGTCCTCGCCAAGCACCTGCTCAagctcaaggtcaagctcctgcaCCACAAGCTCTCCTTCCTACTCCCcagggccaacaagcagctcctgCACCCGCTGCTCACGCTAGAGCTTGCTTctcatgtggtgatcccaaccactttgctaATATGTGCCCCAACaaagtggtgaagcaagagccacaataGTACCCgcaacaacatcaacagcagcagcctcagcagcagcagcagcagccagcagCCCCACTACAAAAAAGATCGCCATCAGGGACTGAAAAATCAGTCTCTAAAACTCCTAAATCAGTCCCTAATGGTTATTAGGGACTGATTTTGTCAGTCCCGAGTCAGTCCTAATTGCTTAGTCCTAGATACTTTTATTAGTAACTAAAATCCAGTCCCGATTGTATGACACCAATAGGGACTGACATTCTGTCTTCTATACACACAAAATCAGTCCTCAATCTATGTTGTCATACAACATTATTTCAGTCTCGAATACATTTCGTCGGTAACTGAAAATCAGTCCTTGATACTAGGCCATTCAGGGACTGAAAATCAGTACTTAAACCGTGTCTATTTTGTCCCAAATACAATTAATTAGCTTCGGGTTCCATGACAATTCAGTCTCTAATAAGACGTTGTAGAGACTGAGAATTAGTCCCTAATAACATACCATTTCATtccttaatatattttattagaGACTGAAAAATAATCTTAGATGTCATCCTATTTAGTTTCGAATATGTTTTTTAGGGACTGAAAATGTGTATCTTTTAAGAACTTTTTTCAATATGTTCTTTTAGAGATTGAGAATCAGTCCCTGATAACATACAATTTTAGTCTTCAATTTACCTTTTAGGGACTGAAAAATAATCTTAGATTTCATTATTTAGTCTGGAATATGTTTTTTTTAGAGAttgaaattttgtatttttaagaACTTTTTCAATCCCGGATATGTTTTTTAGGGACTGACAATCACTCCCTAATATGTTAATTTCGTAAGTATAAAATAGTCTCTGATGCTATGACTGTTTCTAGTCATGAGTTTTTGAAGACTAAAAAATAGTCTTTGATACTAATTTGATAGTCCATAATATGAATGCACATTTTGGTAATATATTTACTTTTTAGGACTAATGAGAGTCTTAAATGCAATGACATTCTCAACAAATTTAATTGTAGCATGTTAATTCTAAACTTGAATAAAGTTAAAAGTCAAACATACAATTAAATAGTACTTAGTAGATCAATCCTAAACTTCAAAATAGTAAATCAAACACCAACAAACTAAGTCTTAACTAACTCACTTCCTAAATCAAACTATCATTGTCATTGAGTTGCCCATCCAAATCATTTGCTCCACCCCTCATATGCGCGGAAAGTGAGCTCTCAAAATCCGGAAACTTTGAGCTCATGAACATTAACACTTTTTCAGATTTCTCATTACATTGTTTCAATTTCTCTTCTAGTAAAGCAACCTTATTTCGAAGTGCTTCCGCCTTGCTTGAAGATGGTTGAGACGATCCAGCTTCCGATGTCatccaaaaatctttttttttctgaaaacCGGTCCAACGCCTACCTTCCATGCAGATTTTGTTGTTTTTTCCTTAGCACATACACTTTCAATTGCCTCCTTTTTGAGCTCGTGGTCCATGGTAGTAGTTATCGTTGTCCTTTCAGAAATTAACTTAGCCACTGCCTCCTCTTTATGATGAATAATATTTTCCTAACAAAGAGAGTGTAACAATATCATCAATAAGTAGTAAACGAATAAACAAAtcattcaaatttcaaacaaaTAATGTGACTTTTCTAAATAAAAGTCTTTGATAACTAAATGGCTCAGcctctaaaaaaaataaaaaccaatgAGATTATAACAATATCATCAGGTTTTATTTctctaaaaaataatataaaaaaggAATCATTCACATTATTATATTTGATAAACAAAGGCTTCTCATCATTCACATCATAtgctaaaaaatcaaaaaaaaaaaaaatgaaacctAAGGGCTGGCTTAGTTGTTGTCTTGGTCTGATGATGATGGATCGTAATACGCAAAGAAAAAGAAACGTCAATATCCTTACGTATTGCCGCTCAAAATTCAGCCCTATATATTCTCTAAACCGGACTTGCATCTATCCGAAATCCAGTTCTAAAAAACAGCAAATTTTGTACAGATTAAACAACACAGGATTGCAGGAACATCAAGTATTATACATCATATATTATCTAAACGAATAAACTGAATACATAATACAAGATTACAGGAACATGAATTATACAGTAAAAATACAGAATACAAGATTATACAGCAAGTATTATTAGCAGCAGTAAAAATCAGAATCATTAACACCAGAATCAGATTAAAACAAGAACGacaacaataatcagaatcatTAGCATGAGAATTAGATTAAAACAAGAACAACGGCAATAATCGGAATCATTAACATTATAATCAGATTAAAACAAGACTAGCAGCAATAATCAGAATCATTAACATCAGAATCATATTAAAACAAGAACAACAACGCTAATCGGAGGTTCGAAATCATTAATAGCAGCATGTATTATTAATAGCAGAAACTAATAACCCAAAATTAAAATTCGACAAGATTATATAGCATAAACACGAGCTTTAAACAAAGAGAGTAAGAACTTACATATTCACTTTTTTGCCTCATCATTTAACCATCCTTTTTTAGCATTATAATGCAACTTGTAATAGACTTCAAAGGGGCTAGGCGGCGTTTGAGTCTCACGATTTGTCTGTGTCAACAAAAAGCAATAATATAACATAAGGCTTGATAAATGTGTGTTGAAAACATTAAAGTTGGAACTAGCAAATAATGGTCTATAATCTAAATATTGACATAAATGGTCCATAAATGAAAAGAGGTAGGGATGAGCAAAATccattacccgacccgacccgacccgacccaataACCGAGAACCCATTATAACACAACCCGAAATAATACCCTAAATATAAACTCGGTTCCGATTCTTTTGTTACTCGGCTATATCGGTCCACGGTTAGAAGACCGACCCGGATACTCAGTTCCATTTATTTGATTTCAGCTTAGCAAGTGTGTTATTCTGGTAGCTTTGTGAAGGCTGTGAAGCATTAAACTGGGAAGCTACTCTACTGTACTACATCCTCAAGCCGTTCAACAATGAAGAAGTCAAGACCGGCTGCGAAAATACAGTCCGCAGACCGGCTGCCGACAGTCTGCAGACCCATACAATGTGAATTTAGCTGAACAAATTGATAGAAGTTTGGTGGCTTCATCTGGTCGTCCCGCCCATCACAATCTTGCTACTGATAAATCAGTTCAAGAATAATCAGGAAGCAAATCAGACACGGATAGATCTCGTAACAAATTTAAGCAACAACTTAAAATGAACTGAAACTGCTGACAAGCATGGCTGCAATGCCTGCCTATCTGCGTATTCAGTTCGGCATTCACGAACGCACGCGTAATGAGAAATCTGATTCATACCAAAAATGCCCTCTCCACATAAACACCATCGACTGACGTCTAGACACTCCATCACTACATAACATCCATGATAATACATCCTGTGCTATAACCCTAAACCTTTCCATAGCTAAAACATGACATACAGCATAAAAAGACCTAACCGAAGCACAAATTTGAAAGACGCAAGTCGTTTCCTTTATATAAAGAACCGAAAACGACCCAAACCCGAtttgatcaccaaaacaagaaccgaACTAAATACCTATAGGTTAGGGTTGGGCCGGTTTCGGGTTATTTTAGGGTCGGGTATGGGTTATTGTTGGTCCGGATCCAAAAATGCTCACCCCTAAAAAGAGGGTACTAGAGAAATTTTACTAAATCAAATAAAACCCTTTAAAAGTTTAAACAATAAATCTTCAAAACTTACCATGTGGAATACGTGATTGGCTATTGACCGAGAGCCCCCTCTACTTGCGATAGCTTGTTTTCCACGATTAAGTTCCATTTGATCACTATATTTCTATAAAGTTAAGAACAATGGGCCAGTGAGTTATGTGTAATCAAATCACTATTATCCAGTAGCATTTACATCTATGTAAGACCTATAAGTATGCAAGTAGCTTTTTGTATGTATGCATATATATGATGTTAACATAAAGTTTACCCGAGTTGATTCTAACTCCCAATAATCGCACAAATGGTTCCAATCTTCTAGACTCTGACAATTGGATTTCATCATTGATATTGCCAACCGAGGATTGGTTTTTCCTCCATTCATCTTCCAGTGGGCACTCAACTCACCTCGGGTGCGTGTCCATTGGCGATGTAGTCGATAATCCACATATCCCATGAAAGCTTTATCTGTTCGCAACAAATTGAATTTTCCCTGCATTGAATATGTTTGTTAACAATACAAATTAAAATGTAAATAACTTCtcaataattaaaattaaaagtaTATATAACTTACTTGTAACTTTTCATACATCAGATTTTTTATATCAGCAGGTATCGACACCCATTTATGATAGTTCATTGGACATACACGACGGACTACAATCCCAATCTCATTTGCAAACTGAGTAGATGTTTTCCCAACAAATCCTTTCGTACCACCAGCCATTGTTAAATCAATTTTGGAACCCTCGGGCAAATTCTCAAAGTCTTTTGTAGCGCTAAGATTGAGATTTGGACCACGCCTTTTTGGTGGATCAACTTGGGGTTGATCTACAGCTGCACATTGTTTTACAATCAGGGGAGGCTCAAAGAGTATTTCAATCAAAACAAACATAACAATTGTACTTTAAATAAGTCTAAAGACCAGCTGACTAATGGAAGCTAGTGGTTGTGACTTTGGATTTGTTCTAGTTTGAATAGTTTATGATTTCTTATTATCTTTTTAGCAGAAGAAAACATACCAAGTTTTTGTCACCCGTTAAAAAATTAAGATCAGCCCATCTGACCGGTCAAAAATTAAGATCTGCGCAGTGTAACCCGTTAAATTGAAAAGGGTTGTCTCAATAAACCCGATCCGACCCATTCAAAGGGAAAAAGACACCCATATCAACCCAAAAGTTTGAAAACCACCCATACCAACCCAGATTTGGAACTATAAGTAACACACAAGTATGTAATAAAATTTAAGTAATCAAAAGGATGTGATATTTACCGGTAGTTGTAGCGGCGTTACGCTTGCGTCTACGGGTTGAGCGCGGTACTATATTAGATGCACTTTCGATGGCCACCGACTGATTTGTAGGTCCTCTAGAATCTTCTTCAAGCATCGTTCTTGTAAGGACCATCATCACCAAAAACACAAACTTCCACATGAGACGAGTTACAACACGAAACGTGTTCAGTTCGAATTGAGTTTCGGGCCGAGACGGGTTTTGACACGACGCAAGTTTTGGACTAGAACGAGGTTGGTTCAGATCGGGTTTCAGTCCAACATGGGTTTCTGCACGGGACGAGTTTCGGATCGCAACGGGTTTTGGGCAGACACGAGTTTCCGCACGAGATGGGTTTCGGATCGCAACGGGTTTTGGGCCGAGACGAGTTTCCGCACGGGACGTGTTTCGGGTTGGGACGGTTTCGTTTCGGTTCGATTTATTCAGTTTCATTTTGGTTCGGTTTCGAGTGACGAGGAAAGAATAACCAAAGTTACTACAAATCACTTGATTAGGTTGTGGTCATCTGAAATTCTGAATCGGAGATTAGGGTTCAGTATTTTAATATACCATCACGCAATCTCAATTGATCTGGATAATCAATTCAATCAAGCAGGCTACAGGGGAAGGGCAATcaggtttgtttgtttgatttattGATCCAATTGTGATTTGAAGTATGAGACAATCACTTTCTCTGTGATCGTTTAATTATGCAAATTCATTTAAGTGATCAGGTAGTCTTGATTATTTTATTCGTTTAATTGCAACTGGGTTTGTAATCTCCTCGCAAGAATGGGAATCCTAGACTTTTCATCATCATGGAACTTATAAGCCATGACCAGGTCATAACCTGTGAGCTCAAAAACCTCCTGGACCATCATGTCACATAGCCGTTCAATGCTGCCACTAGGCAGAGACTGTAGCCTAGCTATCGCTTTGCCTGCGTATTTGTAAGACTGTAGAGAACCCGCATCTGTCGTTGGGGTTTCATTAGGCATAACGGGGCTCGAAATCTATGATCAAACTACCCGTTACCCGATGGATAATCGCATAAAACGGCTTCCCGAGTTTTTTACAGTGGACCAAATGGGATTTGGCAAAGGTACCTCCCCAAATTTTATGGCTTTGAACAACGCATTCGTGTTGGGACCGGAAAATACTCTTCTAACATCTGTTCCTATACCGATAACTGGTTGAAGTAGCATAGTGCTTAAATTTGAATACTGAACACAAGAACTTTTGATAATCAGATATATAAATTACACCAAGATTATTACATAAATCAAATCAGAACTAAATCTTTGAAAGTTGAAACTAATATTTGAAGCCCTAAATGACCAATTCTTCCCTTTTGATTAACAGACTCTGCCACACCGCCAACTCGACGCCGTATCACGGTTCTGCTAAACTACTTGCTGAAACATTTTATTTGTTTATCCAATTCAAGTCCCAGGTACCAAAAATAAAATTAGTATGCTCTTCTCTTTTGAACAGTTTTCTGCAAAATTGTTGATCTaatattttgttaatttgttcatgCGACAGACACGCCTTCACGCATCGCGTACCGCCACTATCGTTTCTGGTACGTTCACTGCGTAATTATTGATGTAATGAATTAAACCTTTCGTTTCTGTCCTGTATCTCAGTATATGCTTATTCGAGTACGAAAGGCTTATTCGTTTCTGTCCTGTATCTCAGTATATGCTTATTCGAGTACGGAATGCGCTTAACCTGCACTAAGCACTCAAAAATGATGCTTAAATGTGCATAGCCCACTCCATCACTGGCTTAAGTGTATCAAAGCTGGGTTACGTGGCGCATGACGGGTGTTTTCCGGCCCTAGTACGCGTGACCGACATTTAAAGTTTAAACATGCATAACCGTTTCTTAAAACAACCTGTTCCGTCCCCTGACCCGAACTCATCCCGACCCTAACCAAAATAACCATTTATTGAATCAACTTGTTTTGACCAAAGCCGTTCTAACTCGCAACCCCAACCCACCCGACCTGACCCGTTCTCATCCGACCCCATCCCGACCCAAACACGTCCCGAGTCGGCATGCCGCCCAACCTAACCCACCAATATTTTGCCACgtctaattattattattattattattattattattattattattattattataccttTCCAATTTTCATTATATTTTTAGCCTATCTTGACCTAAAcccatctatatatatatatatatatatatatatatatatatatatatatatgtatgtatatatatatcttaaactaaTAGCAGCATATATGTATAAATAATTCAACCATACTTTTTTGATTAATTCCTATTGAATATGCATATAACTGGGAATCCTATACTTTTCAAATAAGCAATAAAAGAAACGTATTCGCAATAAGCATTTGATAAGAATGGTTAGGGGATTACTTAATCATGTTTGATCTGATATTCAGGGGCGAATCTACATTGATTAATACGGGTTCACACGAACCCACGGCGTTTCGAAATTTTAATAGAGATTATACATAAGAAACATAACACCCATAAATATTATTGGAGATGAACCCATAAGCAAAAGCTATTCACAGCTCAGCGGATAGGTCAGTTCATAAGCATACAGAGGATCCCGAGTTCTAGTCCCACCCCTGTAATTTTTTGTGCAATGTTAATGGAATCTTGAATTACTTTTTTTCTTTCTTATGTTCTTTCTGTGCTTTTTAGTTCTTTTCTTTGTTTCAGTTATCAGAATAATCAATTTAAGATTGTGTATTAGTTTGCTTTTTCTTGAACCTTACATGACCCGACTCGAATCAAACGAAACTGTGAACGGACCCGAAAGTTTAGATGCCCGGTTACATAACGAACCCACTGGAAaaaattcctggatccgccactgctgATATTTTATATTTGTGGTTTGCTTATTAGTTTATAACTTAAGTGCTTTCTTGCACTTGTTTTTGTAATCTCCTCGTAAGATATATATTTTATTGCTTTTGTCATTAGGCAACTTTCTTTTGTACATGCAGGGTTTTCAAAAGTTACGTCACCATTTGGACAGGGGAATCAATTCAAGGATAATTTTGCAAATTCTTCTGCTCAAGATTTGGTAATTTGCCTACCGCCAAGTTTTATTATGTCTAAAACTATGTTACCTCATAAACCAAAAAAATAATGTTTTGTTTTGAcaattagtttatttatttttgttgttaaCCAGGATTTTGCAATGCCATTGGGTAAGAGCTGGACTAAAATCACTAATAAGGTAGATCCAGTGTTCATTAATGGAGCGATAGCTTTTGCAGAAAGGGGTAAAACATATGTTGATAGTGAAGGTAGGATACATTGCCCGTGTAAAAAGTGTGTGAATGCAAGAAGACATGTTCCCACAGTCGTTGCTGATCATATCATCTATAATTGTTTTGAACCATCATACAATGTATGGATTCATCATGGTGAACATCTTCCGAGTTATGAAACAGATGATACAGATAGTGACTATGAAGAAAGTGAAAACGAATCAAATGACGGTGTCAATGAGTTACTTGATGATGTTTTTCCTACGGGCGACGAATCTGAAGCTGAAAACTTCATGGACGGTGTCAATCTACGTAATAACCCAAAGGTGGAAAAGTTATTTGTCGATATGGAGAAGCCTTTATACCCCGGGTGTGATAAGTTTTCTGTACTAGGCTTTTTACTAGAGTTGATGAACGTGAAGGTAACATGCAAAATGACAAACGTGTCAATGGATATGATTCTGAATTTATTTAGTCGGGCCTTCAAGGATGCGCAAACTTGCCAAAAAACCATTATGAGGCGAAAAAGTATTTACGTACTCTTGGACTAGGATACGAATCTATTCATGCTTGTAAACATGATTGTGCATTATTTTGGAAAGAAAATGCAGAATTACAAAATTGCCCCGTGTGTGGCACTAGTCGTTATAAGGAAAATAGTAAAGGGAAGAAAAAACCGGTAAAAAATTTGCGTTACTTTCCCATCACAAGTAGACTTAAGCGCTTATATGCCTCAAGACACACTGCTAAGGAAATGTTGTGGCATGATAAATACAGAACCAAAGAGGAGGGGGTTCTTAGACATCCAGCAGATGGAAAGGCATGGAAACACTTTGATACAATGTTTCCTGATTTTGCAAAGGATCCTAGAAATGTTCGCCTAGGGCTTGCAAGTGATGGTTTCAATCCGTTTGTTGCAAAGAGTCTCTCCTATAGTATGTGGCCTGTTGTGCTCATAACATACAATATGCCTCCTTGGAAGTCTATGGTCGATGCTTCATTTATGTTGACATTGCTGATTCCTGGAAGCGATTCACCATGTAATGATATTGATGTATTTTTTGCGTCCACTAATAGATGAGTTGAAACTTCTGTGGGATAAGGGTGTTGAAACATATGATTGTGAATCAAAACAGAAATTCAACATGCGTGTTGCACTTCTATGGACAATTAATGATTTTCCTGCGTACAGTTATTTGTCTGGATGGAGCACGAGTGGATATAAGGGATGTCCAATATGCAATGAAGATGCGAGCAGTATACGTTTACGAGATAGAATAGGATATGTAGGTCATAGGCGATTTCTCCCGACCGATCACTCTTGGAGGAAAGCACGAGATTTTAATGGACAGAGAGAGACTAGGCTTGCACCTAAAATTGTCAACGGAGATGATTGCTTACATCAGTTGAAACATCTCCCTATACATCAGCATGGAAAACATCCGGATCATGTTGGTAAAAAGAGAAAACGAAACTCACATGATATAAACTGGTCAAAGAAAAGCATCTTCTTCGAACTCCCATATTGGCCTAAGTTATTGATTCGTCACAACATTGACGTGATGCATGTGGAAAAAAATGTGTGTGAGAATGTGTTGGAAACCCTATTAAACATAGAAGGAAGGACGGAAGACACTGACAATGCCCGACTAGAGTTGGAAGATATGAACATACGTAAAGAGCTTCACTTGGTTAGAAAGAATGATCATTGGGTTAAACCACATGCTTTGTATGTTTTAACTCGAGATGAGAGAAAACaattttgtaatttacttagCTCTGTGCGTTTCCCAGATGGGTATGCTGGAAATTTAGCTAAAAATGTGATTACTGAGCAAGGTAAGGTACATGGGCTAAAATCACATGATTGTCACGTCTTAATACAACGCCTAATTCCTATTGCAATCCGTCACTTTATGACAAAACAGATTCGTGAGGCATTAGTGGAGTTGTCTCAGTTTTTCAAGAAACTTACTCAAGTCACATTACACGTGAATGAGTTGGAAGCGTTGCAAAAAGATGTAGTTATGATTTTGTGCAAGCTTGAACGTATATTTCCCCCATCATTTTTTACAGTTATGGTGCACTTGTGTGTGCATCTTCCTCAAGAGGCTATTTTGGGAGGACCTGTACAATCGAGGTGGATGTATCCAATCGAAAGATACCTTGGccatttaaaaaaatatgttaaaaactTAGCTAAACCCGAAGGCTCGATAGTAGAAGGTTATGTTGTTGAAGAAGCTATAACATTTTGTTCACACTATTTACGAGGTGTTGAATCCAAGTTAGACAAACGTGATAGAAATGATGACAAAACCTCTAGTGATGCTCAAAGTTGTGCGTTGGATGTTTTTAGATTGAATGGTCGAGGTATTGGGAAGAAAGAAGTACATATCCTTCCTAGTAATCTTATGAAAAAAGCAATATGGTTTATCTTCAACAATTGTCAAGAGGTTCAGCCGTACTTAGA
The sequence above is drawn from the Helianthus annuus cultivar XRQ/B chromosome 12, HanXRQr2.0-SUNRISE, whole genome shotgun sequence genome and encodes:
- the LOC110893141 gene encoding uncharacterized protein LOC110893141, which codes for MWKFVFLVMMVLTRTMLEEDSRGPTNQSVAIESASNIVPRSTRRRKRNAATTTAVDQPQVDPPKRRGPNLNLSATKDFENLPEGSKIDLTMAGGTKGFVGKTSTQFANEIGIVVRRVCPMNYHKWVSIPADIKNLMYEKLQGKFNLLRTDKAFMGYVDYRLHRQWTRTRGELSAHWKMNGGKTNPRLAISMMKSNCQSLEDWNHLCDYWELESTRVNFMLTSYICIHTKSYLHTYRSYIDVNATG
- the LOC110895385 gene encoding uncharacterized protein LOC110895385, yielding MGFCTGRVSDRNGFWADTSFRTRWVSDRNGFWAETSFRTGRVSGWDGFVSVRFIQFHFGSVSSDEERITKVTTNHLIRLWSSEILNRRLGFSILIYHHAISIDLDNQFNQAGYRGRAIRLCHTANSTPYHGSAKLLAETFYLFIQFKSQTRLHASRTATIVSGFSKVTSPFGQGNQFKDNFANSSAQDLDFAMPLGKSWTKITNKVDPVFINGAIAFAERGKTYVDSEGRIHCPCKKCVNARRHVPTVVADHIIYNCFEPSYNVWIHHGEHLPSYETDDTDSDYEESENESNDGVNELLDDVFPTGDESEAENFMDGVNLRNNPKVEKLFVDMEKPLYPGCDKFSVLGFLLELMNVKVTCKMTNVSMDMILNLFSRAFKDAQTCQKTIMRRKSIYVLLD